Part of the Debaryomyces hansenii CBS767 chromosome C complete sequence genome is shown below.
CAAAGCAAGCGAATCCTCCATATCTACCATACTATCTGCCTGTATCTAATAGTCATCCTACTCACCCGAATAACCCACCACTTCCGCCTACAAATCACACGAATCTGCATTCTGGCCAACAAAATGCTGCTCCTGCTGGCTTTGTCAccatttcaaaatatcaagatCTAGTGGCCTACACGCATAAATTACACGAAAGCTTAGCAAAAATGGACTCTAGGATCAAATACCTAGAGGACCGATCTACCAGCTGGCTGAAAGAACATGAAATATCGAACCAATCGAAGCGTACCAATAATGATAGTACAGGTGATAGTGGATGACAGTAATTAGGTGCATTTAGATACGAGTCGCTAACGAGATATGAGGAATATTTAATAGATTAtttaattgtatattatatcatATGGTTTCCATATTGTCTTAGACAGTAGAATGTATAGTGTATCCTATTTTGCATCCAGTTGGCACAAACaaacatttttatttttatataatctTCCCAGACTATGTTTCGAAATTTTTGGAACATCCACTTTCTACTTTCCTGTTGTAGCTCACATATGGATATTTATGCTACATATGATCTTCAATAGATTTGAAGCACTATTAGTACTTCATGTATGATATGCACAGGGTCTTAATTATATGTTTAACTGAGACATAATTACCTGCAGTACGTTATCGCTATCAGTAAGTAACTTAAAGGGATAATAAGGGAGGCAAAATTAAGTACATTTGTAacagaatatatatttaataaatacgTAATTTGAGTACGTTTTAATACTACTATACAAagattattcaataaatagaaAGGTATTAACTTTTAgagaattaaatttaattattaGCGATTGGCACGGAAATTTATGATGCAATCTATtcataatgatgaagactGGTCAATCATTTCGTCGTCTTCGGATATGGATGATGACCAGTCGACTGGTAGCTCTGCGCTCGGAAACAGCAAGGAGTTAAGCTTAGACCAAGATAAAGAAGTTTCCAGTGTTGGCACGTTAAAACTACCTGTGATTGCCCCAGATTTTGAAACAACGAGCAAAAGTGAAACAATTAAGAGTCCTAAAAAGCCCATCGTCGAACCCATTATAGACGATTCTTCGCAGTATGAGGATAGacatattgataatgtGATCAGGTTTTATGAGAATCTTTCGTTTAGAACAGGAAAATGGAATGACTCAATTAAACAGAAGTCCAGCGAATTTTACCAAAATGTAGCCAAGCTGAGAATAGaacaattcaataagttCATTTCGTCAAAAGATGCCATAGACGCAGCAAGCAATAAAGCTGACGAAGATAATGGAGACAAAGGAGATGTTGAAGCATCGGATGTTGTGAATGTGGATCCTACCGAGGCACAACCCGACGAGAATAATGGTCGCAAATGCAAAGCGAATTGTGtgtatttaaaatttgatGGCTTGCAAGATTTTATGGATGACAATTCggaatatttattttactACTTTGTAAGTAGCATTTTGGGAGTGGCCTC
Proteins encoded:
- a CDS encoding DEHA2C14146p (some similarities with CA0766|IPF15335 Candida albicans); this translates as MMQSIHNDEDWSIISSSSDMDDDQSTGSSALGNSKELSLDQDKEVSSVGTLKLPVIAPDFETTSKSETIKSPKKPIVEPIIDDSSQYEDRHIDNVIRFYENLSFRTGKWNDSIKQKSSEFYQNVAKSRIEQFNKFISSKDAIDAASNKADEDNGDKGDVEASDVVNVDPTEAQPDENNGRKCKANCVYLKFDGLQDFMDDNSEYLFYYFVSSILGVASLIGLYYNINWNSVLCYRKQSPTPSVFMTTLSYFDKTAVKCKTYLEDLFYEDSYPTSKYFGLYQVTPSKTIKFSKKMNSWKEYDFARLNDWLHIMKQQGIINFNAWCNHFTQNTQNQAAELFNLWHHFKQRYIVNPYDLIFREIHQGSRYIKLANNSIFGSFDRCWKNNSLKCVFHRAKFSFDQSARHIYRSSYPLRKFVADSMNI